Within Caloenas nicobarica isolate bCalNic1 chromosome 20, bCalNic1.hap1, whole genome shotgun sequence, the genomic segment TatgaaagcaattttatttgctctttttgtgTCAGAAATACGGACTTGTTATGTGTTTCTTTGGTAGGCAGGTACCAATATGATGTATTATATGTGTCATGACACAGATAATcttaattaatgaaatataactcAGGTATAAATTTATTCTGCAGCTAATCAAtagaaaaaacacagatttttacatTCATGTTTGTGCAAGCAACAAATCTTTGCTATATTTTGCAGCTGGTACAAATCCatggcatttattttctatctttccattaaaaaaaaaaacttctagcCTGTGTCTGAGAGCATTTAGCTTTATTTGTAAGAGCGTAAAAGGCTTTAGTTCAATTCactcttctcattttctgttctgtccTTGAAAAGGTTACAAGAATCTTCTAAGATTTGCCCCAGAAGTTTTGGTTATTGATGTCTTACAAAACTGCGAGGTGACGGGTTCCAGATATCAGCAGACAACCACGCTTCACATCATTATTTTCCTACAGATAACTCATTCGGTCACAGGTAAATCTAGGTTCTGTTCTAATCATGACTTCATTTTACAAGACATCTAATTTCGAGAGGTAGTGGATAgatctggaaataaaataaataaacaagtaGATTTGTGGGGTTCTTTTTAGCAATGCATATATAATTTGAACATATTGGTAGCAATGCCTGATTTTTCATATACATAGCAGACACCCTCTATTCGCTCCACTCATTTTTTGAAGCCAGAACCAAACATGAACTCTTAATCCATTGCAATCATACAGCTGGCACAAGGCCCAGGTAATACTGAAGACTCACTTAAACCTTCAGTATGGGATTATAGACAGATTCACAGGCCCTCCATGACTGTTTTTCAGGGAgcttcctttctcatttttggACTAATTTTTCAGCTTGACTGACCCTGTCACTTTATCTTGCTGAGAAAGCCTAGGTTCCATTTTGTACCTCCCACTTTAGAGCAGTGAACAGAAAGGGAAAGTAAGCTCTGTAAAGCATCATTAGTATTTTTTGCCATTAAACCTCAACACTAAGCTTGTCCTTTTTCACTAATGATCACTTTGCAATCAGTAGCCTgtgtttgaaatgaaatgtcctTACTGTGGTGTGCTTCCTTGTGGCAGTATTCTGACAtcaggcctgtgagaaactacaAGAGTCAACAGCGTGGAAACAAGTGttggtggaaaaatacaagaagcaaggactgtATGCTACTTGATACATCAAAGACAGAGGGATTGATATGGGATTGATGCATCAAGGACGGGGGAGTAACTTGTGATAgaccaaaaaatgcttttatggtAGAAACTTTGGTGGGAATGCAAAATGTATTGCTTATGTAATGCCTaacttagcaaatcagcaatgcttgagcaagcatcccaggaagtataaatacaagcctgaagctgtaataaatgtctctcattGCACGTTATCGAGAGTCCGTGCCTCATTCGCTACACTTCCTCACTGAATACAGATGTCCTAGTGAAAAGATTATGGACATCTCAAATTGGGTAAGCAAAGTCCTGCCTTTACAAAATGAGTTATCCTTTCTGTGCAATAGACATGCTGTTTCTATGTCTGAAACAGTCTACAGCCTGAACTCGGGATTTTCAGTAGCATCTCCCTGAGGTTATAGCATGTTCTTGGAATAGATTGTAGTTGTGAAGGACGGTGAAGGATGATAGGAGCCTtcatataaaaaaatctgtgcttgtATATTCTCATACGGACCTACAGAGATGTGATCTGATTACTGTCATAGGATAACTTCCTCTCCAGTCCTCTTGTCTCATCTGTCTCTGCCTGGTAAACTGGGCTTTACAGTGGCAGGTTATGAAACTTGCTCTTGAGATAACATTCTGGTAAAGAGAATTTTCTGATGTATTGATTTTTAGTAGAGCAGAATAGCTCCTTTTTCTTGCATCCACATAATTGTATGTATTCTGGATTACTATAGGAAGTGCTCACAAGAATATTTTTGACAGTgttgtgtccagctctggagttaATAACTAGAACATCTGTTAATAACTAGAATATCTTGTGAACTCCATTAGAAATGAGACATGGCTTAGTTTAAAAACCAATAATTCTTTGGACTAAAAAGAAGCTTTGGGAAGTTTATTAGATTAAATTAAAGTTTTAATCccaattatttctgtttgcacatAAAGTGTACTGTTGTATGACACAGGAAGTTTACAAAAGTAATTAACATTGTgatccattttcctttttttttcagtaaaaatgaaGATGGACATGAAAGAAGGTAAAAGTCTTCCATTTTCCTGAGGAGTCACACAAAGCAGGGCATTGGCCTCACCTGCCATGCAGCTGGATGGTTCCCTAAACCTGAAGTGATTTGGCTGCATGGCCAAGGACAAGTCCGGGAAGAACTGTTGACCACAAAGATGACAACGTCGCCGACAGGCCTATACAGTGTCGTAACTTCCATGAACCTAAAACCGGGCTCTGACATGGAAGTATCCTGCAGGATCATCAACAATCTGCTAAATACAACAAGCGAGTCTCGAGTCCTGATTGCGGGTGAGTGAGGTCTGTAGTCACCTCCttgtcagattaaaaaaacagacTGTCTAAATGGCAAGGATCCCATTTTTATCTCACGAGCTGGCCCGAAGATTTGTTCCCAGAATCAGTCTTGGAAAAAAGTTCATGAGAGCTTCACTCTTCTTCCACCTTTATTTCTAGTTAACTGCACGGTCTCCAACAGTACCCAGTAAATCATTTTCTCCTCTTAAAAAAGAGTCAGGTGATATCAAGACATCCTGTATTCCCTTCTTCAAATTTAAGGCCGTCAACTTGTTGGAGCTGAATTAACATGGATTAAGGATACGACTGCATGCACGTACAAAAATGACATGTTACCTTAATGACTGTTGAGCACTCAAAAGGCTTTTGTTATCCAGAACCAGGTTACCAGGCCGTGAAATAAAACGTGCGCTGGTGGGTTTCACAGAGCATAACTGCAAACAGGAGTTATGGTCACAAGAGTTAAAGTGGTAATTTCAACATCTCACAAGCGTTTTTAGTCTATGTTTTTATCTTACCTCTTTTTAAAACGTGCATTACTGTGTAATCATGGTGTGGCTAATGTTGTGCCTTCCTGTACTCTGTAGAACTTGACGCATTTCTGTTTGCGGGGTATATAGACAAGCATCAGGTAGTCTGAAGCAAGCCTCATGGGGCTGGACCCCAAAAAGAACTTCAGCTGGGAACGGCCAGATCTCCTCTTCAGCAACATTACTAGGAAAATTCAAGTAAAATACTAATTCACCATCTCCTCAGATGTATTGACTGCATCCTGAGTTACAGCTGTCTCTATGTTTTAATCATTAATATAATATAATTCCTTTTGGTCATTTttacagatgttttctttccctccatttCAAAATGGCTGATTATCTTCCTGGTAATTTTGTGTCTTACCATGGTCCTCATTTCCACTGTATTTTCTAAGCTGAGAAGTAAGTATTTCTTCGTATGTTATGTCAGTCAACATCTAGAAATATCACAACAGTTCATATTGAAATTCATGCCTGTTGCAAAAGCTCACAAGAAAAATCACCAGTGATGTTTAATGACCCAATTTAGGAAATGGAACAAAAAAGGGTGGGAAAGTACACGGTCTGAAGAAGGAGGAATGCAAATTGCACGCCCTCACCGCAGGTGGTTTTAGATCTAACAAGAGGAGCTCTGTGAGCTAAACTAGATGTGTAATTCGCTTTCTGTAATCACTGGGGAGATAACTCCAGAGCGTTGTTTGTGACAGTAGAGCCTAAATGACAAATCAGAGAGCTGATTTCTGTCAGCCTTACTCtacaaaaacatgcaaaaaaagggtgttttttgctcttttttaacCAGGtaatcagaagaaaactgtTAGCTCAGGTAAGTAATGAGGAAGATGAATATGAAGATTATGACAATTTGTAAGTTGAAAGGTTTGTTTACAGTGAATTACAGAACTAATCAGCACTTTCAGTTGCATCCCAGTGttttgtagttttaaaatttatattggCATGACACAACGCAGCATGTTGCTGTAAGAGTTTTTTCGTTTGTGCTTTATAAAGTCTGTTTCCTTCCTGAGTTAAGCTCTAGCCATTACTATAATACTGACTGACATACCCTACCATGTCACACATATTCAAGATTTGTTCACAATTTTTCAAGACTTAATTGATCAGAAACATTCCTCTGATTCTTTAAAAGAGGAAGAACTAAATGAATTAGCCAAATGGTCAAGAGCAATCCAACCCAAGGCTGTCTCGAGACTATGAAACAACTTACTCTTTGACTACATCTGGTTGGTACTCACCACCTGTGTGtctacttgaaaataaaatgatccAGTTGgcgtagaatcacagaatttttcaggttggaagggacttttcaaggtcatctagtccaacaccactgccatggggtggggggacagggcaCAGCTTGTGTGGATTGTGCTAGACGTTCCTGCTCAGCAGGACAGAGTTTCCACAGTCAAACCATCTATTGTCGATGTCCTTTGGCTCATGTTGTCACCCAGATCATACCTGCTTGTTGTTAGGGAGAGTGCTAATTGACCATTGCTATAACCACAGCAGGGATTCTTCTAACAAACGAATTGCgtgaataattttattctgtgaGGGACGTCTGGTTCTGTTCCTTAACCAGGTTTGGCAGTTAAAGATACACACGGCCATGGGGCCAGAAGAGTCTCTGAACCTCAGTTAGGCTGCGGCTGGAACAAGACTCACCTTGGAAGGGCTGGATGTCTTAGAAAGCTACCTCATTTCTTGCGAACTCCATTAGAAATGAGACATGgcttagtttaaaaaacaataattcTTTGGACTAACAAGAAGCTTTGGGAAGTTTATTAGATTAAACTACAGTTTTAATCccaattatttctgtttgcacatAAAGTATACTGTTGTATGACACAGGaagtttacaaaaataattaacattgtgatccattttcttttttttttcagtaaaaatgaaGATGGAAATGAAAGAAGGTAAAAGTCCTTTGAATTTGAAATGATACTAAAATGTTCAGATGTAAATTCAGGGAAACAATATTCGAGTGTCAATTATCAATATAGTAATTGCAGGAGTAGCAGTCCTTTCTAATATGAAGGGAACAGTGACAAGCGCACATCATACCCAACACGGGGTCTGTTCTCTAGTGAAGACAGCAAATGTTTACAAGGAAGGAACATGGACCAGCAGTGACCTTTCTGAAAACTCCAACCAAATCCCTGCTGTTGGGTGGAAAACTCTATGCAAGCTTCTAGCACTCCTTCTCTTCCTGGTGACCactctgctgcctttttcaCGATTATTCAGACCCACTTTCAGTCAGCTGAGTGGCCCTGGGCACCCTGTGAACTTTCTTCATGGATCTCCATGGGGAGCTCGGATGCCTCTGGTTCAAGCCCCGATGGACATCCAGGTGCCTTGGAGCATTGTGATGCCCCTGGTCATCccactgttctcctgcctgccagcctgGAAGGATGCAGATACCTCACTGATCTTTGGTTGTATCTGGTGGTACAATTTGAACTAACAGAGCTTCTCTAAGAGATCAAAGATCATTGAGAGAGACACCCACATGCCACATGGGGTACCCCAAGGCATCTCAAATGCACCATGTGCCTCTGCACCTCTGAATATCCCTCTGCAATGTGTCCCGTCAAGGCAGGAGCTAAACAGACTATGCAAGAAGAGCTCTATGAGCAATACATATAAGCCTTGTTCCCACCCCGCTTAAtgagtttttaaataataaggTCATGAGTTATCTAAATACAATGAAGTTGAAATAGTGTGATACATTCATGGGTCAAATTGTTGAATTGGCGTTATATGTCCTTAAAGCAGTCACCAGTCTAACCCCAGGATGTGCTTGCTCTATGGTTCTGGGGTTCATATATTGGTATTGTTGGATGCATTAAGACACTCTGTCAAAGAACTGACACTGATATCTACGTATTGTcttctctagaaaaaaaaaaactgaagtCAATGTTAGGTAAGATGCTTTTCTTGTTCATTGTGTTTAGCTGTCTTTATGATAAAGTTGTTCCCACTTTAGGCTCTTTCTGGGTtgtctgggggtttttttgtgtatttgttctGGTCTGATTACTGGGTTTGATGGCACTGTTAAATGTGGTTAAGCATTTGAGATGAAACACAAGGTTCAGCTGaaccaaataattttcatgtaaaaaaacTCCAGGCATGGTCTGAGATATTTAcgtttgtgggttgtttttttttttcagaatagaaAGCCTTTAATTATTATAGACTTCGTATGTGTGTGCTTAGGTGTaaaacaggggtgtcaaactcattttcaccaagGGACCGCATCAGCCTCGTGATTGcctttatacagtcctaaaattacatttatccagtcctaaaactacattcagccctttgaaggcaaccgcgaggcttatgtggcccctggtgaaaatgagtttgacacccctggtgtAAAACAATCTAGTAGAAAGCATGTTGGATGCATTTGTTTCCCACAGAAATGACACAAGTTTAAGTCTTAAGGGAATGCAGTGCAAAAGTCCACAAAGTAAATTTTAACTTGCAACTTATATCCTATGCATACTCTGttaatgtatatatatttttttttttaaattctatgGGATGAACTTTTCAGAAggagagaaaaccaaaaatcGAGCAGGTAAATCtaattttcctaaaatattcaCTGAGGATGGATGCTGTACAGCCTCAGTGAAAATAAGCTACTCTGTTTAATTAgcttacttttatttaaaatgacttTTGAGAAACATTAATTAGAGGTGATTCCATGGAAAAGAGGCCAACGATATTTACTTCCCTACCTATGCGTGCAGGATGCATTGTGCCTTGGACCCTGATAACGGTCCACTGACATCTCTCCAGGGCTCTgcattagggttttttttctgtcctttgtgatttcatagaatcatttaggttggaaaagacccttaggatcatcaagtccaatcattAGCCTAACACAACCAAATTCACCAGCAAATtgtgtccctaagtgccacgTGTCACCTGGACACAACTGCAAATTTCATAGAACCCAAACTCTCAGCTCAGCTTTCTCATTCTCTCCTTGTAACCgcttttttcctgcaaatttaATGACAGAAATCTCCCACATAAGTGTCCATACTGTTCCGACAAGGAACAACTGGGGATGTAATTCTGATGTCTTTCTCACAActgtttttgcattttttgccTTGAGATTTTCTATCACTCATTTATGCTATTCCTTTTCAGCGAAGTCCAAACTCAAAAAACGCTTTggtaagaaaaaacattttacataaaTCTGACATTCTTGTTGAGTTTAGAAACAATAACACAAGCCTTCAGGTGAGTATGTCTGTGTTATCCTTGCACATGGAGCCAAGTAATATGGTGAAATATCAACCTCTAGAGAGGAATACTCTgctttggggttgtcctattttgaaaaactggagcaaaaaaaaaaagaacagcaaacaaATGTTAGTGACtggaatatttttccctttcaggtcaactgaaagcagagctgggtaAGTGGTTGAAAAATGCTAGTAATTAGAAGTATTGGTGGGTTAGGTGGAGGAAAGCCAAAACTGATGCAGAATTGCAGTGATGGCAGGAACTGTGCATTGGCATTATTCTCAGTATTTCATTCAGAGAAATATCTCTCTAAAAGCATAATACAGTAATGtccatttcctttctgcagatttctggGAAGCCCGGAGCCACGCAGGTAagcaggcaggaggaagggTGTGAAAATGCAGTGGCCATCCGTCCAAGCTACCCTGAAGTGACAACATCAGTCACCCTGAAATGACAACACCACGATGTTAGAGCTGTACCGACTAAGCTGGAGTCACAGGAATGTGCCTGGCTTGGTTAACAGGAGATGAGGTGGGGATGAGGCTGTTGGGAAGACTGAGAAAAAGAGTTGCTGAGAGGCGTCCAAGTGTGGCGTGGCTGGGGTGTGGACACGATGCTGGAGAGGACAGATGGATGTCTGGAACAAAGAGATTTATTTAAAGCATGTGGTCTTGCACCCAAGAAAGGACAAGGTTCTGAGAGCTCCTCTGGGTTCATCAGCGATTGCGTCGCCTGCTCTGGGGAATGTTTGCGTTCTTTGGTGGACCATGCCAGGACCACCCAGGCCCTCGAATGCTTCAACCCATAACCCCGTGTGGAGAGAGGTCCCAGAGCCATTCTGCTCATCCGACAATTCTCATTTTCCCCTCCAGTTCCCATCACTGTGGATCCCGACTGCCGAGTCCTGGAGCTCCAGGTGCTGGGGCCTCCAGATGTGGAGAGCAACGCGTCCGAACCTGCCGGCCCCAACGCCTCCTCCACAGTCGCTGTCCTGGTGGGGAAGGAAGGGTTTGCAGCTGGGAAACACTACTGGGAGGTGGAGGtgggccagcagcaggactgggtgctgggggtggagcgggagaaggggagacaggaggagggagggaccCTTCCTGGGGAGGACTACTGGGCTCTGCACAGCTCCCAGGGAGAGATTTTCTCCAGCGAAGGGGACCGCAGAattgagaagcagcagaagagtaTTTCAGTGATCGGTGTGCTTCTGGACTTGGAGGAAAGGCAAGTGAACTTTTATGAAGTGGAGCAGATGGGCATCATGGTGAGAATGCCTCTAAGGCTTAGAAGGGAACCTGCAGAAAAGTTTTACCCATTTCTATCCAAAAGGGAAGGGACACACACCCCTCTTATCCGCCCGGTCTTAATCTCTGTCTCTCTGGAAGACACTCTAAAAGGAAATTTTGAGTCAAATGGCTTGTAGAATCAAAGTTCTCTGCCAAGAGATCAGGACTGAGAGGAGGAGAGACTAGAATGGCTTAGGACATCAGCAATTCTAAAACAAAGAGAGCAGGactggggaagaaaacaacgaaacctggaaaaaagggagaagtattaagaaaaattacagtgtctcaaaatagaaaagaaatgcacTGTGAAGCAAAAGAACTTTTGAATATTATTTGTTCTCAACTAAGAGAACAGAGAAATTCTTCAGTGATTGCTTCTTGGTGGAGAATATTCTCAAGCTTTGTATGAAGTCCAAGATGTGTATAAACCATCAGAAACAACACACTCTTCTAAGTAAGaccagaagaaagagaaatttttcttaattgttcTTTCTGAACAATCTAGCAAGAATGGCTATGAAGAAAATCAGTGCTTGAAGTAAAAAAGGAACATCAGAGTTGTTTGACTCTTTAGTTAACCCATACTAATCGTTTTGTTTGTTAGGGAATTTAGTCTTTTGCCCTTGTGGCGGCCCTGCTATATTCTCTGTTGTCTCTTTAATTAGAACATGATCGGGTGACAagattgtttttgtttatttttttccacatttggaTGTGGTTTTTACTCCTCATCAAAGCAACCTTGAGCATTTGTGACAACTGGATGGAGATAGCAACCCCCAGTCCAGTAACTGCCTCCCCAGGGGAAGATTATCAGTTGTTACTGGCACAGTCAAGAAAAGAGTTACGGCCCCACACCTCTAAGCTGTtagatttctgtgtttctctttaCATTTAAGCACCATTTGTCAAACGTGTTTTCTGTTCTCCGAGCACCTGCAAGTGTAATATGACTTTCCGGGTGGAGGTTAAATCAaagggttttgttgtgttgctATCCGCCTTGAATTGGAACATGATCccttttttttgctgctggtaAGGCCTGGTAGAAGTAACACTCCAAGCTGGTTCTGAAAGAAACCTACAGTGCTTTACTTTGAGTTTCAGATGTTTCCCACATGAACTCCAGCTAGTTCAGGGATCTGCTGAAGCAAAAGGAGCTAAGTTAAGTGTCTGTGGAAAAAACCTGACATGgagaacagagaagcagcatctgACTATATACCTGAAGGTTTCAACAAACACGGAAATCACAAAATCTTTGTAATAAATCATACGTAAACTGATCTTCACACcatctgcattttcattttatttcatgttttcacaCCTGTCTTGGTTAAATTTCGGCAGGCTGAGGAGAGAGTAAAACCTTTTTCAGTCCCTGAACTATTTGTTGTGAAAAACATTCAGCGCTGCTTGAGTCAAAATGACCAAATTCCAGCCAGAAATTGTATTTGGTTTACATGTCAAGGTTTTGGGTGCTGGAggtggggaggctgcaggggtggccTCTGTGGGAAAAGGGTCCTGGGCTCCAGAGCAGACACTCCCCTGCAGGCCCTGGAAATGTTGGAAGGATCCACGATGGAGCAGGTATTTCCCTGAGGTCTGTGGAGGCATCATGCTGGAGCAGAAATTcacactgcagcccatggagaacccagccctggggtgggTGGATATTCCCCAAAGGAGCTCAGGTCCATGGAGAGCCCATGGTGGAGCACGTTGATCCTAAAGGACTGCAACTTGTGGAAAGCCCGCCCTGGAGTAGGTTCTCCTGACAGGAACTGTGGCCTCTGCAGGACCCATGCCGGAGCAGATTGCTCTTGAAGGACTGTAGCCCACGGAgaggacccatgctggagcaggagagaagtgtgaggaggaaggagcaagaGAGCAGAACAGTTACAAACTTTTCAGAAGACCAAAAGGGCTTGTTATACACATGAAGCGATACTGTTCAGAACGTAGTCATTCAGAGTCGCTTTGGTTTAGGTGCCCTCAACTCGGGCTTTATTCAGTGTGTCTGTTCAGCAGAAATCTCCAGCTGAGTTGGTCACCTTAAGGTTATCACCTTTGCCCAGTGCAtcctggttttcttcctctggaaTGGGGCAGCAAGGAGCCTGCCCAACGGGATGCAGGTGTCCAATGGATGTGTTCCTTCTGGTGCGTCAGGTAGAAGCTTGGTGCAAGAACAGAAAGATGATGAACAAATGTAAACAGTGAAAGGAGCTTAGAGAACACAGAGTGGTTTTAATCCATCACATAGCGTGTCATTACCAGTGTCATGGCAGGATGCAGGCAAATGTTTGCATGATCGGGAAGATCAGACAGCTGATTATGAGAAAAGGCCAACCTGTAGTGCATAGAAACACTCTCATACTCTACAAGCTCCTTGATCGGAGTGGATGGCACAGGGCAGACTCACGGAATACGGTAACTGGATGCTTCTCAACATGCATGGGTCTTTACATGTTCACTGGTCAAAGGAGTCTCAAAAATCCATGGAAGGACCTGCCTCCTGGTCTTTTCATCCCCTTCAGAGTCCTCCTCCCTATGGTCAAGACTGATACCACCATGAGAAACACAGACTCAAGCTGGGGAGAATTGATTTAATTTACTGCTAGTTAGAAGAGATTTCGATAGtgagaaacagagacaaaaatctgaaaacctTCCCTCCATGCTCCtttttcccaggctcaacttcactcctttACTCCTGACTCCTCTACctgcccccacccctgaggggCTCAGAAGAATGGAGCAGGGGGGTCATGGTCAGTCCATAAGAGTTCCTCTCTGCCAGACCTTTCTCACACTttttccctgctccagtgtgggttcCAATGGGCTGCAGTCCTTGAGGATCAAAAAGCTCCCACATGggctctccatgggctgcagtttcCTTCAGGGAATACCCTCCTGGTGGGtgggacatgagctggcaatgtgcgcctgcagcccagaaa encodes:
- the LOC135996719 gene encoding butyrophilin subfamily 2 member A1-like, which gives rise to MGLMLSKSSIFLRSHTKQGIGLTCHAAGWFPKPEVIWLHGQGQVREELLTTKMTTSPTGLYSVVTSMNLKPGSDMEVSCRIINNLLNTTSESRVLIADVFFPSISKWLIIFLVILCLTMVLISTVFSKLRSNQKKTVSSVKMKMEMKEEKKKLKSMLEGEKTKNRAAKSKLKKRFGQLKAELDFWEARSHAVPITVDPDCRVLELQVLGPPDVESNASEPAGPNASSTVAVLVGKEGFAAGKHYWEVEVGQQQDWVLGVEREKGRQEEGGTLPGEDYWALHSSQGEIFSSEGDRRIEKQQKSISVIGVLLDLEERQVNFYEVEQMGIMVRMPLRLRREPAEKFYPFLSKREGTHTPLIRPVLISVSLEDTLKGNFESNGL